The Nitrospirota bacterium genome includes the window CGGTAAGTTTTTCGAGTATGGTGTCGTACTCTGTTTCCTTCAGAACGTCCTCTGTGATGAGTGCCGACTTGATTGCGGCCCCGGCTTCAATGGCCATTGTGAGGGGTCTTGGCCCTTCAATCAGTACCTCGCCGGAGAGGCTTTTGAGGTCGGGTGCATATTTTTCAGGCCTGCTCCTCAGTTTGAGGACCTTCTTTATTGCCGGGTTATGCGGGGAGTGAAGGGTCTTCGGCTTCATTTTTAACCCTCCATTTTATGTATACGATTATTCCGGGCAGAGAGCCCACTGTGTAGGCAAAAAACCATGCAAGGGATATCGAGGTGGCTACCTGGGGAGAGATTCCTGTAAGCCCCAGGAGCATTACAAACGCCCCCTCCCTGATGCCGAGCCCTGATATGGATATGGGGAGGGTTGTGAGGGTGTTTATTATGGGTATGAAGAGAAAGTATTCTATGAGGGAAGCATCTGCGCCGATGCCGACAGACAATATATAGACAGAGACGATTCCAAAGACCTGTATGATGATTGAGAGGGCGAAGGCCTTTAACAGAATAACAGGGGAGTGCTTCAGCTTACTGAAATACTTATGAAAACGCCGTATGGTTGAAAACCTTTTCCCAATCTTGAGGACAAAAATGAAGAAACTGATTGCTATAAAGATCATTGCTATTACAGGTACCGCCCATTCCACACCAGTGCCCCGTATTTTGTTTATTCCAAAGGGAATGGCGGTAAGTCCGAGGGTGATCATTGCCAGAAATCCCATATACCTGTCGGCAAAGACCGTTGCGAGAGACAGGGAGCCCCTCTCTGTGTCCTTGTAAAGATAGTAGGTCCTGACTGCATCTC containing:
- a CDS encoding lysylphosphatidylglycerol synthase transmembrane domain-containing protein yields the protein MAKKRNKIFTLLVKMTISSAILYFVLRKAGVREVYLTLREMNPLSFVAALILYLMSLFTSTIRWKVLLTPLGENFGNMSTFRLFSLYLMGAFFNRFLPGMVGGDAVRTYYLYKDTERGSLSLATVFADRYMGFLAMITLGLTAIPFGINKIRGTGVEWAVPVIAMIFIAISFFIFVLKIGKRFSTIRRFHKYFSKLKHSPVILLKAFALSIIIQVFGIVSVYILSVGIGADASLIEYFLFIPIINTLTTLPISISGLGIREGAFVMLLGLTGISPQVATSISLAWFFAYTVGSLPGIIVYIKWRVKNEAEDPSLPA